The Thermus islandicus DSM 21543 DNA segment CAACAGGGCAAAGGCCTCCCGGTAACGGCTTAGGGGCAAGCGGTGGGTGATGAGGGGGCTTAGGTCCACCCGGCCCGAATAGACCAAGGCCGTGCCCTGCATCCAGGTTTGCCAAAGCCGCCTCCCGGCGATGCCGTAGGCGGTGATGCCCCGCATCACCAGCTCCCCGGCCAGGTCAAAGCGGATGGGATCGGAGGGAATGCCCAGAATCCTCGCCTCCCCCCCAGGGAGCAGGGCCCGGAGGCCCTGGTGGATGGCGCTTTCGTTGCCAGAAAACTCCAAAAGCACCTCCACCCCACTTCCGGTAACCCTCCGCACCACTTCCAGGAGGTCCTCCTCCAAGGGGTTCACCACCCGGTCGGCGTAGGGCCGAGCAAAGGCCAACCGGTAGGGGTTAGGGTCGGAAACCAGAATGGGCCCCGCCCCGCTCGCCCGGGCCACCATGGCCGCCATCAGACCGATGGGCCCCGCCCCCGTGATGAGCACGCTCTTGCCCGAGACGCCGCTTCCGGCGTAGACCGTGTGCACGGCATTGCCAAAGGGCTCGAGGATAGCCCCGATCTCAAAGGGAAACCCCTCGGGGTGCACCCAGGCGTTCTCAGCCGGAACCACCGCGTACTGGGCAAACCCCCCATCCCGGTCCACCCCCAGGATTTCCGTGCGTAGGCACACATGGTAATGGCCCGCACGGCAGGCGGGGCAGGTGTGGCAAACGAGGTGGCTTTCCACACTGACCCGGTCCCCCACCTGCGGGCGCTTCACCCCAGGCCCCACCTTCTCCACCACCCCACTAAACTCGTGGCCGAGGACCAAAGGGGGCCGGATCCGCCCCTCAGCCCACGCATCCCAGTTCCAGATGTGCAGGTCGGTGCCGCAGATGCTGGCCGCTTCCACCCGCACCCGGATCTCCCCGGGGCCCGGCTCGGGCACGGGTCGCTCCACCAGGGTCAGGCCCTCCTCCGGGGCCAGCTTGGCCAAGGCGCGCATACCGGGGTCATGCTACCACCGGTAGGCCGCACCCACACCAAAGCGCACCGCGTCGTTGGCCTCGAGGGTGAGGCGTAAGCCCAAGGCCTCGGTGACGTCGTAGCCCAAGGCGAGGGCGAAGCGGGAAAACCGGCCGTCCCCGGGCAGGAAGGTGGAGGAGAGGGCGAAGGTGAGGCCGTCCCTGCGGTACTGGGCGGAGAAGGTCTGGACCCCCCGCAGGTCCACCTGGTAGCCCAGGAAGAGCTCGGGGCTCAGGTACTTGCCGATGGAGAACTGGGTGTCCTCCAGGGCCCCGCCCTGGAAGGCGGGCACCTGGACCTGGAAACGGTCCAGGCCCAGGGCCCGGCCCACCTCCCGCTCCAGCTGGCCCAGGACCAGGTTCTCCAGGGCCGCTCCCAGGGCGGTCTGGGGCAGGGTCTCGGCCAGGCGGGCGGGGTCGGGGGTGCCCAGGGCCAGTAGGGCGTAGATCTCGGGCTCAGAGAGAGGGGGAGAGGCGGTGAGGTGGGGCGTTAGGCGCACCCTCACCCGCCCCCCCTCGCGCACGAAGGCCCCGCTGGCCTCCAGAAAGACCCGGTACCCCCGGGTCTCCCCCCGGGCCTTGAGGACGAACTCCGGCAGGAGGCCCCGGTCGGGGGCAAAGCGGAGAAGGCTCCCCTCCGGGTCCAGGGCAAAGAGGGTGTCCCAGAGGCGGAAATTCCCCCAGAGGGCCTGGACCGTCCCGGTGAGGAAGGGATCCTGGTAGCTCCCGCCCAGGTAGACCTCCCCCTTGAGCTCCCCCTGGGCCAGGCTTTCCTGGACCAAGACGCCCCTTTCGGCGTAGAGGCGGACCCCGTCAAAGACGAGGGGAAGGGGAGCCGGCTTCTCCGCCACCTTCAGGCCTTCCCCGGAAAGCGTCCGCGCCCCCGCCTCCGGGATGGCGAGGCGGGCCCTGAGGATTTCGGCGTTTCCCGTGAGGTGGTAGGTGCCCCGCTCCTCGTAGAGGAAGAAGCCCTTCACGTCCAAAAGCCCCTCCTCCAGGTAGTACTGGGGATAGGCAAGGGGAAGCCTGCCGTAGCCCGCAAGCCGGAGGGGAAAGAGGGTGCCCTGGGCCTCCAACCCCCCGAGGCGGAGCTCCAGGGTGGCGGCGGGGTAGCGGAAGGCGGCCTCGAGGGGTGTGTCCTCCTTGAGGCCGGGGAGGGAGAGGGTTCCCTTGGCGGTCACGCGGAAGGACTCGAGGCCACCCTCCAGGCCGAGCCTCGCCCGACCGGGGAAGGGGGCGGTGAGGGCCAGCTCCCCCTCGGCCCTGGCCCCGCCGTCCAGGGAAAGGAGGCCCCGGGGCAGGTACCCCGCCACCGGCCCCAGGCGGAAGCGGAAGTCCCCGAAGGCGATCTGGAACCCCCCTTTTTGAAGCCGCACCTCCAGGGTCCCCGAGCCCTCGGGCCGGTAGGCCTTGAGGGCGGGGATGACCCGGAGGACCGGGGTGAAGACCGTGTCCTTGAGGCTCAGGTAGAGGTCGCTCCCCTCGGGGCTCCAGTACCCCCGCCCCTCCCACAGGCCCCGGCCGGAAAGCCGGAGGTAGTCCACGTCCAGCCGCCCCCGCCGGTAGCGGAGGACGGCCTTCCCCTTCAGCTCGTCCCCGCCCCCCCGGAAGACGAGGTT contains these protein-coding regions:
- the tdh gene encoding L-threonine 3-dehydrogenase, with amino-acid sequence MRALAKLAPEEGLTLVERPVPEPGPGEIRVRVEAASICGTDLHIWNWDAWAEGRIRPPLVLGHEFSGVVEKVGPGVKRPQVGDRVSVESHLVCHTCPACRAGHYHVCLRTEILGVDRDGGFAQYAVVPAENAWVHPEGFPFEIGAILEPFGNAVHTVYAGSGVSGKSVLITGAGPIGLMAAMVARASGAGPILVSDPNPYRLAFARPYADRVVNPLEEDLLEVVRRVTGSGVEVLLEFSGNESAIHQGLRALLPGGEARILGIPSDPIRFDLAGELVMRGITAYGIAGRRLWQTWMQGTALVYSGRVDLSPLITHRLPLSRYREAFALLRQGQAVKVILDPKA